A single genomic interval of Eurosta solidaginis isolate ZX-2024a chromosome 3, ASM4086904v1, whole genome shotgun sequence harbors:
- the LOC137246427 gene encoding U3 small nucleolar ribonucleoprotein protein IMP3, translating into MVRKLKFHEQKLLKKVDFISWKVDNYGKEAKILRKFHIRKAADYTKYNKLSREVRELYEKISKLENTDPFKKEAGTMLVEKLYHMGVVKHNLNLEVASKVSASSFCKRRLPVVMVKSRLSENLKNATDLIEQGHVRVGPDMITDPAFLVTRNMEDFVTWVDSSKIKQHVLAYNDQRDDFALA; encoded by the exons atggtGCGCAAACTAAAATTTCACGAGCAAAAATTGTTGAAGAAAGTCGACTTCATATCATGGAAAGTTGATAACTATGGTAAAGAAGCGAAAATTTTACGAAAGTTCCACATACGCAAAGCGGCCGATTATACCAA ATACAACAAATTATCGCGAGAAGTTCGTGAACTTTACGAGAAAATTTCCAAACTGGAAAATACAGACCCATTTAAGaaggaagcgggcacaatgctGGTGGAGAAGCTGTATCATATGGGCGTTGTAAAGCATAACTTGAATTTGGAAGTTGCGAGCAAAGTTTCGGCAAGTAGTTTTTGTAAGCGTCGTCTGCCGGTGGTGATGGTGAAAa GTCGCCTctcggaaaatttgaaaaatgccaCTGATCTTATTGAACAGGGTCATGTACGTGTGGGCCCCGATATGATAACCGATCCAGCTTTTCTGGTTACACGAAACATGGAAGATTTCGTTACATGGGTGGATAGCTCAAAAATTAAGCAGCATGTGCTTGCCTACAATGATCAACGTGATGATTTCGCACTAGCTTAA